One stretch of Saccharomonospora xinjiangensis XJ-54 DNA includes these proteins:
- a CDS encoding glycerol-3-phosphate dehydrogenase/oxidase, with amino-acid sequence MTAVIHASLTARRRARELDALASGEQPDLIVVGGGVTGAGVALDAAARGLSVALLEAHDLAFGTSRFSSKLVHGGLRYLAHGHVRLARESAIERDILMRRTAPHLTRPMGQLFPRYANTSPRDHALTATGLAAGDALRRLARTPSSLLPRPRTVQAAEALALVPGLRETGLQGGLLAFDGALTDDARLVVALARTAAGLGARVLTRLRALEVTAHRVRARDELTGEEIELSARQVINAAGVWSGGLVPSVRLRPSRGSHLVLDARSIGIGEAALMVPVPGELNRFVFLLPQPGGTVYLGLTDEPLDGEADDVTEVPDTDVDFLLDVASRVLDVALTRDDVRGSFAGLRPLLDTPGGRTADLSREHAVLTDASTGVVTVVGGKLTTYRVMAADAVDAAVSAAGLTAPASRTARLPLVGAASRAALTTVEAPRRLVGKYGTEAPRVAALGDVDPELARPLFEGCATTAAEVVWAVRHEGALDVEDVLQRRTRIGLVPEDAEAARPVVADLVERSLRGLD; translated from the coding sequence ATGACAGCAGTGATCCACGCTTCCTTGACGGCCCGGCGGCGCGCGAGGGAACTCGACGCGCTCGCGTCGGGAGAGCAACCCGACCTGATCGTCGTCGGCGGCGGCGTGACGGGCGCGGGGGTGGCACTCGACGCGGCTGCGCGCGGACTCTCCGTGGCGCTGCTGGAGGCCCACGACCTCGCGTTCGGCACCTCGCGGTTCTCCAGCAAACTCGTGCACGGCGGGCTCCGGTACCTCGCACACGGCCACGTGAGGCTCGCCAGGGAAAGCGCGATCGAGCGCGACATCCTCATGCGGCGAACCGCACCGCACCTCACGCGCCCCATGGGCCAGCTCTTCCCCCGCTACGCGAACACCTCGCCACGCGATCACGCGCTCACCGCGACCGGACTCGCCGCAGGTGACGCGCTGCGCAGACTCGCCCGAACGCCGTCGTCGTTGCTTCCCCGGCCGAGAACGGTGCAGGCCGCCGAAGCGTTGGCGCTCGTACCCGGGCTGCGCGAGACCGGGCTCCAGGGTGGGCTGCTGGCCTTCGACGGCGCGCTCACCGACGATGCCCGGCTCGTGGTCGCCCTCGCCAGGACGGCCGCCGGACTCGGCGCTCGCGTCCTCACCAGGCTGCGAGCGCTGGAGGTGACCGCCCACCGGGTCAGGGCACGCGACGAGCTGACCGGTGAGGAGATCGAGCTGAGCGCTCGCCAGGTGATCAACGCTGCCGGGGTGTGGTCGGGAGGGCTCGTGCCCAGCGTCCGATTGCGTCCTTCACGGGGCTCGCACCTCGTGCTGGACGCGAGGTCCATCGGCATTGGGGAGGCCGCCCTCATGGTGCCGGTGCCCGGTGAGCTGAACCGGTTCGTCTTCCTGCTCCCCCAGCCGGGAGGAACCGTCTACCTCGGCCTCACCGACGAACCGCTCGACGGCGAGGCAGACGACGTCACCGAGGTTCCCGACACGGACGTGGACTTCCTGCTCGACGTGGCGTCGCGGGTGCTCGACGTTGCGCTCACCCGCGACGACGTGCGCGGCTCCTTCGCCGGCCTTCGCCCCCTGCTCGACACACCCGGCGGCAGGACGGCCGACCTCTCACGGGAACACGCCGTCCTCACGGACGCCTCGACCGGGGTCGTCACCGTGGTGGGCGGCAAGCTCACCACCTACCGCGTGATGGCAGCCGACGCCGTCGATGCCGCCGTGTCGGCAGCAGGACTCACCGCGCCCGCGTCTCGCACGGCACGTCTTCCGCTCGTCGGTGCGGCGAGCAGAGCCGCGTTGACCACTGTGGAGGCTCCACGCAGGCTGGTCGGCAAGTACGGTACGGAGGCGCCGAGGGTGGCCGCACTCGGCGACGTCGATCCCGAACTGGCGCGCCCGCTGTTCGAGGGCTGCGCCACGACGGCGGCCGAGGTCGTGTGGGCCGTCCGCCACGAGGGAGCACTCGACGTCGAGGACGTGCTCCAGCGCCGAACACGGATCGGCCTCGTGCCCGAGGACGCGGAAGCCGCTCGCCCCGTTGTGGCGGACCTCGTCGAACGGTCGCTGCGGGGACTGGACTGA
- a CDS encoding TetR/AcrR family transcriptional regulator, which produces MKQERHTFERVGAVPTVAERATGSRVPDDLLLDAARTCVLAAGVRRTTLTDIARTAGVSRMTLYRRYPDVRSILAALLTREFGVLLHRVNAGIDFALPARERLVELGVAAVRALGADPLLRTVLDRDAEQVLPYVTERLGSTQRLAEQVVAGLVAEGHADGSVRRGELSAQVRALLLAVQSFVLSWRPATRDVDGESLLAELRHLLESSLTP; this is translated from the coding sequence ATGAAGCAAGAACGTCACACCTTCGAGCGGGTAGGTGCGGTCCCCACCGTGGCCGAACGCGCCACCGGCTCAAGGGTTCCCGACGACCTGCTTCTCGACGCGGCCCGAACGTGCGTGCTGGCAGCCGGAGTACGCAGGACCACGCTCACCGACATCGCCCGCACCGCGGGGGTGAGCAGGATGACGCTCTACCGGCGGTATCCGGACGTGCGCAGCATTCTCGCGGCACTGCTGACGCGCGAGTTCGGCGTACTGCTCCACAGGGTGAACGCAGGCATCGACTTCGCGCTGCCCGCTCGCGAGAGGCTCGTGGAGCTGGGCGTGGCCGCCGTGCGCGCGCTCGGCGCCGATCCGCTGCTGCGGACGGTGCTCGACCGGGACGCCGAGCAGGTGCTCCCCTATGTCACGGAGCGCCTCGGCAGCACGCAGCGGCTCGCCGAGCAGGTCGTCGCCGGGCTCGTCGCCGAGGGGCACGCCGACGGGTCCGTGCGGAGGGGTGAACTGTCCGCGCAGGTCAGAGCCCTGCTGCTCGCCGTGCAGTCCTTCGTCCTCTCGTGGCGGCCCGCCACCCGCGACGTCGATGGCGAGTCCCTTCTCGCCGAACTACGCCACCTACTCGAAAGCAGCCTGACACCATGA